A region of Streptomyces sp. NBC_01267 DNA encodes the following proteins:
- a CDS encoding DUF6243 family protein has product MTVSKNINNPVGMGGGQRKRLSRAERQNNGPHRNLDRQGAADQKAELVRKMREKAGAAEGAGQAGDDTAQS; this is encoded by the coding sequence GTGACCGTGAGCAAGAACATCAACAACCCCGTGGGCATGGGCGGCGGCCAGCGCAAGAGGCTGTCCCGCGCCGAACGGCAGAACAACGGACCGCACCGCAACCTCGACCGCCAGGGCGCAGCCGACCAGAAGGCGGAGCTGGTGCGCAAGATGCGCGAGAAGGCAGGCGCAGCTGAGGGCGCGGGGCAGGCGGGCGACGACACCGCACAGAGCTGA
- a CDS encoding transposase — protein sequence MTGVITASEPSCIGPFTGLSPRQFAKLVTALRRDGADAIRKGRPWGLPLEDRALLIVVYWRTNLTMRQLAQLFGVSKSAADRIIDHLGPMLALQPRKRFRKETVLIVDGTLVPTRDHAIAEQSKNYRYSTNHQVVIDADTRLVVLVGRPLPGNRNDCKAWEESGAKAAVGKTMTIADGGYPGTGLVMPHRRRKGEGLPDWKQAHNKSHKQVRDRVEHVFARMKTWKILRDCRLRGDGVHHAMSGIARLHNLALAG from the coding sequence GTGACTGGTGTGATCACGGCGTCAGAGCCGTCTTGTATAGGCCCGTTCACCGGGCTGAGCCCGCGCCAGTTCGCCAAGCTGGTGACCGCGCTGCGGCGCGACGGAGCGGATGCGATCCGCAAGGGGCGGCCTTGGGGTCTTCCGCTGGAGGACCGAGCGTTGTTGATCGTGGTGTACTGGCGAACGAACTTGACGATGCGCCAGCTTGCCCAGCTGTTCGGGGTCTCGAAGTCGGCGGCAGACCGCATCATCGACCATCTCGGCCCGATGCTCGCGCTCCAGCCCCGCAAGCGGTTCCGCAAGGAGACCGTCCTCATCGTGGACGGCACCCTGGTGCCCACCCGCGACCACGCCATCGCCGAGCAGTCCAAGAACTACCGGTACTCCACCAACCACCAGGTGGTCATCGACGCCGACACCCGGCTCGTCGTGCTGGTCGGCCGGCCCCTGCCCGGCAACCGCAACGACTGCAAGGCATGGGAGGAGTCCGGCGCGAAGGCCGCCGTCGGCAAGACCATGACGATCGCCGACGGCGGCTATCCGGGCACCGGGCTCGTGATGCCCCACCGGCGCCGCAAAGGCGAGGGCCTGCCCGACTGGAAGCAGGCACACAACAAGTCCCACAAGCAAGTCCGTGACCGCGTCGAGCACGTCTTCGCCCGCATGAAGACCTGGAAGATCCTGCGCGACTGCCGTCTCAGAGGAGACGGCGTCCATCACGCCATGAGCGGCATCGCCCGCCTGCACAACCTCGCCCTCGCCGGATAG
- a CDS encoding universal stress protein — protein MNGSAADSGPTDGTSDARKVPPVVVGTDGSDHATRAVLWAADEAVSQNRPLIIVYAIGGLQPPSLDINGIDVVLRTGRKRWTRRRHAWQGSTRAFASPQC, from the coding sequence ATGAACGGCAGCGCGGCGGACAGCGGCCCGACGGACGGAACGTCGGATGCGCGGAAAGTCCCACCCGTGGTGGTCGGGACCGACGGTTCGGACCATGCCACACGGGCGGTGCTCTGGGCTGCTGACGAGGCTGTCTCGCAGAACCGGCCACTGATCATCGTTTACGCGATCGGTGGGCTGCAACCTCCCTCCCTTGACATCAACGGTATCGACGTCGTTCTCCGTACGGGCCGGAAGCGCTGGACGCGGCGGCGGCACGCGTGGCAGGGGAGCACGCGGGCATTCGCGTCTCCACAGTGCTGA
- a CDS encoding NAD(P)/FAD-dependent oxidoreductase: protein MNVLSPSVSRDLVVVGAGIVGASVAYHAARAGANVTLVDAGRPGAGVTAHSFAWVGASGVRKGPAAGLRATTTAEYHRLGAELPGLPVTWSGSLSWNREDSPPEAGPGQTIVDAATVETLEPALRQPPEWAVWAPEDGAVDSVGVTERLVAGARAHGARVHLDTPVTAVRRDTAGRIAGVETTAGPLSGATVVLAAGVATAALGTPLGVRVPVEPSPSPLFRLSAPAGLVRTVVNTEDFDLRQVAPDRLIAAADTPERTLAAVRSTFHGAGSVELLSTRLGARPMPADGEPIVGPVVEVPGLYVAVMHSAVTLAPAVGRLVARELVDGTVESALAGCRPDRF from the coding sequence GTGAACGTGTTGAGCCCATCGGTGAGTAGGGACTTGGTCGTCGTCGGCGCCGGCATTGTCGGCGCATCTGTGGCCTATCACGCCGCTCGGGCGGGCGCCAACGTGACATTGGTCGACGCCGGGCGGCCAGGCGCCGGCGTGACGGCGCACTCGTTCGCCTGGGTCGGCGCGTCCGGCGTGCGTAAAGGTCCGGCCGCCGGGCTGCGGGCCACCACAACGGCGGAGTACCACCGGCTCGGGGCCGAGCTGCCGGGACTCCCTGTGACCTGGTCCGGCTCGCTGAGCTGGAACAGGGAGGACAGTCCGCCGGAAGCCGGACCCGGGCAGACGATCGTGGACGCGGCCACTGTAGAGACGCTGGAGCCCGCCCTTCGGCAGCCTCCGGAGTGGGCTGTCTGGGCGCCGGAGGACGGCGCTGTTGATTCGGTAGGCGTGACCGAGCGGCTGGTCGCGGGCGCTCGCGCCCATGGAGCCCGGGTACATCTGGACACGCCGGTTACCGCGGTCCGCCGGGATACAGCAGGCCGAATTGCCGGGGTTGAGACGACAGCAGGCCCCCTCTCCGGTGCGACGGTGGTGCTGGCGGCCGGAGTTGCCACGGCCGCGCTGGGCACACCGCTCGGCGTACGCGTCCCGGTCGAACCGTCACCGTCACCGCTGTTCCGGCTCAGCGCCCCGGCCGGTCTGGTCCGCACCGTGGTCAACACCGAGGACTTCGATCTCCGGCAGGTCGCCCCGGACCGGCTGATCGCCGCCGCGGACACGCCCGAACGGACCCTTGCCGCCGTCCGGTCCACTTTCCATGGCGCCGGGAGCGTCGAGTTGCTCAGCACCCGACTCGGCGCGCGTCCGATGCCGGCCGACGGTGAGCCGATCGTCGGCCCGGTCGTCGAGGTCCCCGGCCTCTACGTGGCAGTGATGCACTCCGCAGTCACGCTCGCCCCGGCCGTGGGCCGCTTGGTCGCACGGGAGTTGGTCGACGGAACCGTCGAGTCGGCTCTGGCAGGTTGCCGCCCAGATCGCTTCTGA
- a CDS encoding DUF1876 domain-containing protein, protein MKAKQWNAQISLTEDGDETRARAVLTTQDSWRDDTAHVVGRGVARRNPIDRPVPEIGDELAASRALEDLAVRLHDVASDDIVDLTGPTPTDPPR, encoded by the coding sequence ATGAAAGCCAAGCAGTGGAACGCGCAGATCTCCCTCACCGAGGATGGCGACGAGACCCGGGCTCGCGCAGTCCTGACCACTCAGGACTCCTGGCGTGACGACACCGCACACGTGGTGGGCCGAGGGGTCGCCCGCCGGAATCCGATCGACCGGCCGGTCCCCGAGATCGGCGATGAACTGGCCGCGAGCCGCGCTCTGGAGGACCTCGCAGTGCGTCTGCACGATGTCGCCTCGGACGACATCGTGGACTTGACCGGGCCGACGCCGACGGATCCGCCCCGGTGA
- a CDS encoding DUF7878 domain-containing protein, with the protein MRFVCRNFGLPDLPRRGLAPHEAPLEVLLLDIEAELSIWEEGRAVWSEKAFPVAELAYHLALWLQSPAVGQEGFELDSMQADAGLIRIVGSDDGWRVGSALTPDFWTAPVAWDVLVAEIKEFDRSVREGVAAMGIEPSFISGA; encoded by the coding sequence GTGCGGTTCGTCTGCCGGAACTTTGGACTGCCGGATCTGCCGCGCCGCGGTCTCGCCCCGCACGAGGCTCCCCTGGAAGTGCTCCTCCTCGACATAGAAGCCGAGCTATCCATCTGGGAAGAAGGGAGAGCGGTGTGGTCCGAGAAGGCGTTCCCCGTGGCTGAACTGGCGTACCACCTGGCGCTCTGGCTCCAGAGCCCAGCCGTCGGCCAGGAGGGCTTCGAGCTCGACTCGATGCAGGCGGATGCGGGACTGATCCGCATCGTGGGCTCAGATGACGGCTGGCGGGTTGGCTCCGCCTTGACCCCCGACTTCTGGACCGCGCCCGTCGCTTGGGACGTTCTCGTAGCGGAGATCAAGGAGTTCGACCGCTCCGTGCGTGAGGGCGTCGCTGCGATGGGTATCGAGCCGTCCTTCATCTCCGGGGCCTGA
- a CDS encoding helix-turn-helix domain-containing protein — MPGGTRRNKKPFEYTLDAHWPYAVMDGYRPAQVGQAIARALTEAMERRQVSANVLAAEAGINRQVIANILAGRTWPDMLTVASLEAALGEMLWPQHIDWPADGAGVRRQPIPPQGRRGTE, encoded by the coding sequence GTGCCTGGAGGAACGAGACGTAACAAGAAGCCGTTCGAGTACACGCTCGACGCCCACTGGCCGTACGCGGTGATGGACGGCTACCGGCCTGCGCAGGTCGGTCAGGCAATCGCTCGGGCACTGACGGAAGCAATGGAACGCAGGCAGGTGAGCGCCAATGTGCTCGCCGCCGAAGCCGGGATCAATCGACAGGTCATCGCTAACATCCTGGCGGGCAGGACCTGGCCCGACATGCTGACTGTGGCGAGCCTGGAGGCCGCGCTCGGCGAGATGCTCTGGCCGCAGCACATCGACTGGCCTGCGGACGGTGCAGGTGTGCGACGGCAGCCGATTCCCCCTCAAGGCAGGCGCGGAACGGAATAA
- a CDS encoding helix-turn-helix domain-containing protein: MPDHSRETSRGQTAHAPRSDLGRRVMARREQLGLSRDALAERAGSVPSYVEYVEERQATPSIGFMLSLADALETTVGALTGSDTELPPGTGQAAYRPKLTMLSSKECGELLSTHGVGRIAVSTWNGPAVIPVNYLVIDGEIAYRTAPGTVAAEAVDHEVAFEVDHIDEAMSKGWSINVVGTARAVADDTAAQALDQHAYTTPWAGGDRRLWVSISPARTTGRRIDIASADGPAY; this comes from the coding sequence ATGCCGGATCACTCGAGGGAGACATCGCGTGGCCAGACCGCCCACGCGCCGCGAAGCGACCTCGGCAGACGCGTCATGGCACGCCGGGAGCAGTTGGGGCTGAGCCGGGATGCGCTGGCCGAACGAGCAGGGTCCGTACCCAGCTACGTCGAGTACGTCGAGGAGCGGCAGGCGACCCCGAGCATCGGATTCATGCTGAGCCTTGCCGATGCGCTGGAGACAACGGTCGGTGCACTGACCGGAAGCGATACGGAGCTGCCCCCCGGCACAGGGCAAGCTGCCTACCGTCCAAAGTTGACGATGCTCAGCAGCAAGGAATGTGGCGAACTGCTCTCGACCCACGGTGTCGGCAGGATCGCTGTCTCCACCTGGAACGGGCCTGCCGTGATTCCCGTCAATTACCTTGTCATCGACGGTGAAATCGCGTATCGGACTGCTCCGGGGACAGTGGCTGCTGAGGCTGTCGATCACGAGGTCGCCTTCGAGGTCGATCACATCGACGAGGCGATGAGCAAGGGCTGGAGCATCAACGTGGTCGGCACCGCGCGGGCCGTCGCCGACGACACGGCGGCCCAGGCCCTGGACCAGCATGCTTATACAACGCCTTGGGCAGGCGGGGACCGGCGCTTGTGGGTGTCGATCTCGCCCGCCCGCACAACGGGCCGCCGAATCGACATCGCGTCAGCCGACGGACCAGCGTACTGA
- a CDS encoding universal stress protein: MDAAAARVAGEHAGIRVSTVLSRDEATESLLEAAGEHGTVVVGSRGLGGFSALLVGSVGLRTAARAKGPVVVVRRVAESAGRVVTAAVRDDSDRSALMYAARTARLHGASLRVVSVWLFYQNVGSMATVFDDPSAVVAEAESKATARMVDPVREAFPDLTVTVETVRAASVAGALLEAATDAGLLVVGAHKPAHRIGHPLGQVTHAVLHHAPCPVAVIPRG; the protein is encoded by the coding sequence CTGGACGCGGCGGCGGCACGCGTGGCAGGGGAGCACGCGGGCATTCGCGTCTCCACAGTGCTGAGCCGTGATGAGGCGACGGAGAGTCTGCTGGAGGCCGCTGGAGAGCACGGGACCGTCGTGGTGGGCTCCCGTGGACTGGGCGGATTTTCCGCCCTGCTCGTGGGCTCGGTCGGACTCCGCACCGCCGCGCGCGCGAAGGGCCCGGTGGTCGTGGTGCGGCGGGTCGCAGAGAGCGCCGGCCGAGTCGTGACAGCCGCCGTACGGGACGACAGCGACAGGAGCGCTCTGATGTACGCGGCACGGACCGCGCGGCTGCACGGCGCGTCGCTCCGGGTGGTCAGCGTCTGGTTGTTCTACCAGAACGTGGGGTCCATGGCGACGGTGTTCGACGACCCCAGCGCGGTAGTGGCCGAAGCGGAGAGCAAGGCCACGGCGCGCATGGTGGACCCCGTCCGGGAGGCGTTCCCGGACCTCACGGTCACCGTGGAAACGGTTCGGGCGGCCTCTGTCGCCGGAGCCTTGCTGGAGGCGGCCACGGACGCCGGGCTGCTCGTGGTGGGCGCCCACAAGCCCGCGCACCGCATCGGCCATCCGCTGGGTCAGGTCACGCATGCAGTCCTGCACCACGCACCCTGCCCGGTCGCCGTGATCCCGCGCGGCTGA